The sequence CCAACTCCATTATAACAGTTTCTAATAATGGTGTAGCAACTTTCATTCTTTCTTCAACCAAACGAAAAATGGTTTCATAATTAATCGTGTGTTCAATTGATTGAATGATATTTTCTTTGGGATGATATTTTACTTCAACACTTACTTCAAAGTCATTTCCATTAGTTTTTTCTTCTTCGTATAAGCCGTGATATGCCCTGAAAATAATATTGTGTAAACAGATAGATAACATGCGGTAAAGATAAGTGATGGAGCAACTAAAACTAATTGAATACCACTTT comes from Thermococcus sp. MAR1 and encodes:
- a CDS encoding dihydroneopterin aldolase — translated: MLSICLHNIIFRAYHGLYEEEKTNGNDFEVSVEVKYHPKENIIQSIEHTINYETIFRLVEERMKVATPLLETVIMELAENILQQFSLAEEVFIAIKKLHPPIHNLNGSVG